Within Mytilus edulis chromosome 10, xbMytEdul2.2, whole genome shotgun sequence, the genomic segment taacacacatagaaacgaactataatataaaaaaggcaacagtagtataccgctgttcaaactcataaatccatggacaaaaaacaaaatcggggtaacaaaccaaaaccgagggaaacgcatcaaacacaagaggagaacaacgtACACTAATGTCCATTTTCCTGAAttgttacaggacattttaagaaaataaatggtggtttgaacctggttttgtggcatgccaaacctcccgcatAAACGTTATACATATTGAAAATTTGATAGCTATTAAGAAAACGAAgtttattttttgtccatttttatcACTTTACtcgttctcttttttttttatatatataaatccttgactttcaaatatttggctttatTGTTTCCTGATTAAATTAAATACCTTCCGAAGGTTACAGTTTGGACTTAAAATAAATGGTTTTCGGAAAAGAAACTCTTTCCTATAATTAAAATGCGCAACTTGTTAAACaagtatttaattttataaagagATCAAAACGATTCGTCGTAGTATAGTAACAACGTAGGTAAAACGCacatcattatcattatcatcatcatacTAATCTCTTAGATTTTTGCATTCCCTTTCCTTTTTTCAGTATAGTTTACTtatatttatgttgtttatattatataatgcATACGCACGCtcaatttgtattgttatatatttgtatagTGGAGTAAACTTTATACGTATGTTTTACTTGAATCTGAACCCTTTTTGCTTTGGGTGAATGTGATAtgtttgattaaattaaattaaatccgGAAAAGCGCCTCAgcaattttaaacttttgtttggttttttctctccattttttacgataaaataattcataaacgtTTACACAAAAGAAAACTCTGTGaagatatcaaaataattatttatactTCCTTATATTTTACTCCTTTCACGTACGAAATATATTCAAACAGAATTTAATGAATTATAATAGATTCAGCATTTACCTTCTGTAGaatataatcaataaaatcaCTACTATTATCAATAGCCCACCAGCACTTCCTCCAACTGCTATGTATAGTGTTGATTCATCTGAAAGGAAACAGTACAAATTAGAAATTGGTcatcgcctgtcccaagtcaggagcctctggcctttgttagtcttgtattatttttaattttagtttcttgtgtacaatttggagtttagtatggcgttcattatcactgaactagtatatatgtttgtttaggggccagctgaaggacgcctccgggtgcgggaatttctcgctgcattgaagacctgttgttgaccttctgtcgttgtcttctctatggtcgggttgttgtctctttgacacattccccatttacattctaaCTTTTATTATTGTGACATACTATTGTATTAGTATCTCAGAAAAGTTTCGATGTGATATATATCATTGTAAATGCACTTAAAATGTACAAACAGTTTTAGAATAATTTCTGGATATAGGTAGATAAAAAGACATACTACAATGACGTTCAtgggtggatgtttcgtccctgagggtatcaccagcacagtagtcagcacttcggtgttgacattaatatcaatatatggtcattgttataaatTTTCGGTTacgaaactttgaatttttcgaaaaaaataggATTtgcttatcccaggaatagattaccttagccgaattcggcacaacttttttgaattttgggtcctcaatgctcttcaactttgtacttgtttggctttttacctattttgatctgagcgtcactgatgagtcttatgtagacgaacgtctggcgtattaaattataatcctggtatattCTCCACAAGGACAAATGTAAATGAGTAGTAGATGCACAAAGTTGTACATGTAGTTGTCTCCCAATAATTAATTTTCTATCCAAACATTAATCGTGTTTTCGTTGATCAGATataatcttatcttatcttaGGTGTTCAATAAAAGACATATATATGATTCCTAATGAAACTATATCCAACATAATGTTTAGTCAGTTAAGCTGAAACCAAATACTCGTAGAAGTAAACTATTTACATAAGtaacatttaaacaataaatGAATTGTCTCTTCAGGCAAAACAGGTAAATGAATGGTAGTTATCATCTTTGTTATACTGTTCTTTATTGTACAAATATTATCACAATTTGATTAAATGTCGCATCCTGCCATGTAATGATTACCAATTTTTGCTTACAATTACATCTATTGCCATTTGACGAATCAAATATAGACGATTTGTATGTTCATAATACAAGGGAAAACATTCTATGTATGAGATTTACCTTTTATCTTATTGGAAGATGAACCAGATGATGGCTGACCAGTGGGATAATCTGGATACTGTGTTGTTGGTAAGTTCAGCAATGGAATTCTACCAGGTTCATCACAGACAATTTTAAGGGTGCCATTTTGACCATTTACATGTACTGAAATGATATAatgattttttgaataattttcctTCTCAAatggttttatttgttttgattctagcatttttatatattatctaTTCTCAACCAAATGTGCAAATTAATAACCTTGTAATATATTTTGCATCTTTTTATATAGAAACTCCTTTTTTTATCCAAATAGAATACACTGTAATTTGTTGTGGAAGTGATAGGATTCAAATCGCATCAACATttatattcaaacaaaatattaatagatataggaagatatgatatgagtcccaatgagacaactctccttccaagtcacaatttttaaagtaaaccattataggtcaaagcacgATCtttaacacgaagccttggctcacaccgaacagccagCTATAGCGGGAGCCTAAAATGAATTGTGTAAACCATTCAAAtgtgaaaaccaacggtctaatctaaaaaaaaaaataagagaaacgATAAACTCTGATGAACCACATCACCAAAAGACAACAACgggacatcagattcctgacttaggacaagtgcaaacaaaATGCTTcgggtttaaatttttcaataaaaaccaACCTTTAcctttatctgaaacaatagtgtaacatcacatcaTATATAGAACGACAtacaatatcaattgaaatggcttcaCTTAGTCAAAAGActtattaacacaagtgaacatacactgaacgaatacatttgatctatgatacaaattcaataaaataaagacaatacCATTAATAGTTagatattaaacaattttaattaCTATAACCTTGAACAAAAAGCTGCCaaacacaacaatatacacaggtaaacgaaaaaaaaattgtcgaaaggagaaaagaaatatCTTTACAGGAAAagtaattttgttgttcatagtacgaggaagtaaaaatttaaagtcataccaaacacttatcaaagctggtatattgACGAGATATAACCCTGAATaagcaaacatttttaaaaaaataacaaaaacacataacaaatagTATCAATAGGTCAAATACACAAGAAAGTACGATTTAAGCGTACTCGCAGTTAATGACAGCTAGTCAAAAGCCAAaaacaatcaataattaaaaaaaatgcatcagaGATTATAATCGACTTTAACACATCCCATAGATTTATTATGTTAACTTCAATGACATTCAAAGAAGACAGACTTGtgcaatttcaaatataaatgtaGGCAGTAGATTAGTTGGGAGTTGACCTCTTtatagaacaaaaaaataaacgtgGATTTGTCGTTATACATCCCGtttgaaaagaatacaaatttagTTATATTAAGGTTACACATaagttttttataactttttaaagcTGAAATCTTCATATttcttatttacaaaatatatattaagcagcatataaactcattatagatataaggattgaatttcaatatttgcGGTGCACCCgtgtttcttctacaaaagaatcattagtgaataatcaaaattttaaaacgcCAAGCGAAGTAAGGAGTTTAAGACAAAGTAGACAATTACACACTGAAGGAAAGTACAAATTGTtggttaaatatttataaaaatgagaatATAAACATGGATTGTTTCATAGAGACAGCCATAACACAGCTGAAACCGACCAACATATCTTCCACACAGGGAGAAAAGGCCTCATCCGGAAGTGGGGTTAAGGTAGCCCCTGAATAAAAACGTGTACTTGATTAGTGAACATAGACGACATACTTAACTTTTAAACATATAGATGAACTGAAATTGAAACACACTCTGGACTTACAAAGACCATATACTCATGTCATGGTACAGACGAGAAAATGTAACgggagatctcaaccctcccactaTATCTCTagctaatgtaaaaaaaatacaccCACAGTTATAAACACAGTTAAACTCAtattaaaagaagtccgagtcctatgtcagaatagtgaacaaaagaaacaatgcaaatttgcatagatacataaattaacaaaatgcAACTAGCAGttgttactgacatgccagctccaaccTCAATCACAAGTTagatcataaaaatactgaactttgaggaaaattcaaaatggaaagttcctaatcaaatggaaaaattaaacGTTCAAACTCATTaagcgaatggataacaactgtcatattgctgacttgtGCAGTCATTATCATATGAAGATAATgatagattgaacctggttttaaaacgctaaacccctcacttgtatgacagtcgcatttaattccattatactgacaacgattggtgaacaatacaaacagacacaataggcaTAGATGTCataaataggggtacaacagcaACGCGAACCCAATAAAAATCGGGTGGGATCTCCCGAAGGCAAGCAGATCCCGCTCagcatgtggcacccgtcgtgttgctcatgttataacaatgCAGGTAATCGTTTATTtgggtaggtcacatttgtgaaaagggaacgggaatgtagttacgacataagaaacatatccgatattatctggGAAACAGATCTTCCACAACGGTCAATCATTTGTGAAGGCGTCCGTAAAAATTACGAAGTTATGATTTTAACTTTaccgtttggaactcttggtttaaaaaagGTCACaactgggaagctgaaatcatctcttttgtcgtaaagttttgttctcaaccgaCACTCATTGTCAACTTACAAAAATAGCAAAAACTGAAATTCAAGGTAATTTAAAAATGTGTAGTCCATAAAACCTTAATTctattaagataataaacaatatTAACCAATTGAACACAAGGggaataactgtcatattcctgaataaGTTCTGGCATCTTGCAGAAAAAAAGTGGCTGATTGAGCCTGATTTTAATGCTAggtaaaaaagtaaaaccacaaaaattctaaactaaaaaatcaaaagctaaaaccaACCgaaagaatggacaacaactgttatattactgacttggtacaggcatgtttcttatttaaaaaatggtggattgaccCTGGCTTTAGCTACCTTAACCTCTCAATTGTAtaacagtcgtataaaattccagTATGTATGGACCACGATGTGTGAACACACGCCTCCACTTACATGACAGCTGTTAATTAATCTCTAATATGCACAAAACTGGGTGAgcaacttaaacatgttaaacaaatataatttgttATCGTGACAATAGTTTGAATCAAGCAGCAACATTGTGTTAATATCCCAACAAACAACACAACTGGCTAAAGAACTCagaacaaacatacaaataaatcagATAAAATGTTGTTGCATTTCAGAATACAGATCTTAATAAAACTTTCATTCATAATTCAGGTTCTGGTAAAATTGGATTGTAAATGAACGAATATCACTGAATTCAGCCACCATAAACTAAAATATATCTacgtaaaatatttttaaatgtacaCGGATCTTAGCTTTCTCAAAAAAATAGGTTCGGTCTTTTACCACGACTATTTTGATCTTAAAAGAGGGGCtcaagataccaaagagacattaaTATTcgttctcgctacattgaagacccattattggccttcggctattgtctgctctatggtcgggttgttgtcgctttgatacattccccattgtctttctcaattttattcaaattcatagatcgaaaataaattgacaacgccatggctaaaaaagaaaaagaaaaacagacaaaggatagtacagaagacacaacaaagaaaactaaagactaagcatcactaaccccaccaaaatcttGGGGTGATCTTCtaaccgtcactgatgagtcttaagtatacggaacgcgcgtctggcgtatttttGTATTCGTATAAAGCataattcattcagaacctttttaaagacaaaaagaaatagCACCAtgcaaatttctttaattttaatttcaaatatattgatgatgGCCTATCAGTGAATAACCTATAGTTCAGCCAATAGTTGCATCTCCTATATCCCAGTGAACATGAAGTTAAGGATACTACAGCTACTAGGAGGACTGCTTcgtaccttgatcttttcctcaatattgacacatattgacgacttcacactaaaatctatgacaaacaggacgatttcaacttcccaattatcaatttccatttctcagcagtaacatacagTCTGCCCCATCGTATGGTGATTATATATCTCAGTTGATACATTATGCGTGAGCATGTACATACTATAAGGCCTTCATATAAAGGAGTGTACTCCTTACGcaaaaactgctccaacaaagttatgaggaagGCAGATTAAAAACGAAACTTAACTTTTATGGACCCCATCATAAATAGGTTGATCTgtacgatgtgtctgtgtctaaactaactaaggacatttttatcACGTCTTAGATTATTGTTTACCATTTACGTTGTCAGGTTTTCTAAGTATCCAGatatgactgttttgctgagtgtaaatttgcattgctataagacgtgtcacggtgtTTTAATCCAACATTAATGTATTTGGTCATGATGTTTTACAATGTATTTGTTATTCTGGTCGGTTAATTATATCATTCGTAAGATTTAAGTTTAAAGCAACTAAACGTACACGATgtgtttgttttacagtttgattcagaagaaaTACCAACATAGCTAGATAGTACAGCTGATTGTCTAATTACTAACACGATTCTGTATTAAGTCTTGTTATTATAATGAAAAACATCTTATACGATAATTTCAAACCTACCCTTGAACTACATTGTGTATTACGTTATGATGCGTGATAAAATTATCGTATTGGAATTAATAAACAAGGTCATATTTCTTGATGCAAACTACACAGACTGGTCAGTCACAAAACTCTGTACTATAAAAAATGTGATGCTTCGTTAACTAACGCAGTTATGAAATACGTATATCAAAATAAAGTTACCTCTTTGTATATCGATACAGTATCCTGTGGTTAAAATTCCAGTACTAACTGTCGATGTAAATCTCAGCACACTGTTTTTATTAAACACTAAAGAACGAGTTGTTTGTCCGGATGTACATCCTATTGGAAACATATTTTGATTTGGCTGTAATGTTTCCATCTTATAAAAGTCGAGATATAGCTCCATTCCACATCCTGCTTCTTTTGGTGCTGAACTGTTTAACTCTCGATATGGTTGAATATACATTTGAGAGGTTTCTAAACTTTGGTTTTCGATAAATACCAGGCATGTACAATTATTTTCCTGTGAACTTGCACGAAGGGTAACATGATCAAAATTTTCATTTCCATATTTTGATTCACCTATCTGTTCAATTGCAAAACTAGCTCGACACATATCAGTTACTAcgaatagaaaaaaacattattaaaaatgtgtgtctaaacattcaaaatttgtaagttttagatTCTTAATTTGATTTCGAAAAAAAACCTTCTGTTTGTCAATCATTTCTTGATAATTCAAATAactcaaaacaaatcaaaatgaagTACAGTAAATGGCCTAAAAGAATTCACAGTGAGAAAAATCCAGATAGGTCAACTATGCAATAAGATAGCTATCTGTTTATACTGATGTGTCCACTAGTAAACAGTGTCTCCACAACACGATTTATGTGTTTCAAATTATTGTAAAtacaattcattttaattttgatcataagaaattaaaattgatctAAGGCAAAACAACTGCATACAACTATCTAATATTCTTGTCttgtatatttataattagaGATTGTACTTtataaatacagctgtttctcaaatcACGCATGTTTTTGGGAGATATATAAATACTTTGTTTACGAACTTATTTCCGGATATGATCTATATAGAAACATAACTTTGAAATGTTACTAGTAAAGAAAAATACTGTTGCAgtgaaaattcaaatttgaagtaTGCCCCAATTGAATGCTTGGGTCGTACAGAATTtaagtataagtttaaactctaacAAGTTCGGGACATATagatgttgaaaatatgctgcacagctCTATGTTTTGAACTTTAAACAATGGAAGTACATATCAACTTTTTATTCTAGGAAATATTTGTTTACGAAAACACCACTAAAAGTTTTAACCGCAAAGGGAGATCTGATGGTAAATAGTATTGCATACATTAACAGATATGCAAcctagagttttttttttaacgaatATTGCCTTTATGTACCTTGAGAGCTTGGTTGTATATTTGGACAAGGATCTGGTACGATACATAAACTAACTgcaaaataaaatgtgtaaagaATATGTGTTAAATGTGTTGCTCACAGTCATTAGTATATTTGTGACTAATGTTTAAGTCTTTAGAAAACATGTGAATATCTACTGCAACACAAAACTAGTTTTTTACGGTTTAAGAAAGCCAGTGATGATTCCACAAGTTTGTTTATACCCTCGTGACCAATCGTATGCAAACAGTCGACCAGCtgtcaatatacatgtagtaactGTTTACATTACAGTATATAGATATACTTTATGACGAGTATATATTCTAAATGAGTAGATAGCAAACATATGTCTTTTTTGTGCAAAAGTTAACCTTATACCAATTTTATTGCATTGTTTAAGTGCTTTGAATTTAATTTGAAGGTAAAAGGTTCACTGTTAGATACCGATATATACCTAATGAACATTCTTTGGATAAGCATGACTATGTATAAATAtagatgaaaaaatatatatcatgattttttAATAACACATACACAATGTACACTTCCTGGTTTAGTATACGTGTTTGGAAACCGAATAAATAAATGAACTTCATTTTCTTAACTTTAACAAATTACATAAGTACTTACATCTGCTTTTCCATATccagaataaaatatataaataaccagTTTTAGTTCCCATATTCACTTTACTAACAAAGCAGAATTGtcgttatttattttaatttcatactTCAAcgatcatttaaataaaatgtgtttaaatGCCATTTCTACATGTTTCTGAACATATAGGTAAGATAGTCAATCAAGCATTAATttaagtttttgttattttaatttaattttattttctttcccATGCAACTTGTACAGGTAACACCAAATGCTACTTTACTAATGATACGTTTCATAATACATTATGAAGTGTTTATGcgtaatatatatacatttgaagtAAACGTGTGTTGTTTGCAAttgaatgattttgtatacttgttaagaaaaatatttaaataaagacaCATTTCTTTAACCTATTTTTATtctatgtaaacaaaaatgaGGGAGATAATAAACCAAGTGGCTTTAATAAAGGGATGTGATGTCACAAACATGTTACAACTATCGGTATACCTAACATGATTGCTGTTTTACAGTCGAAATACGCTGAAATACAAATTTTACTCTGAAGTCTAGATCGtaattttcattattatcttTGAgatttctatatacatgtatctcaaTTTTACTACCTTttctgagtaaaaaaaaacattcttatttaAAGTAACCATTTAAAAGCTAACATTTTCGTTTCCAAAGTGGAGATAAACCTTTACATATCACTGACTCAAAACAAATATATCGAAGTAGACAGATATATTTAAGATGGATTCAACATGTTAAAGTCATTATTCTGAACGTCAGTTGTGTTAACATCTCATGCATGCATGTCAACTTGATTTTATAATGTATACCTCTTTGTGTGTCTTTGTCACATATGTTTAATAGTCATAGTGATAAAGATCATAACACCATGTTGACTGCTTTACTCCTAATTGTGACATttttgaaattgagaatggaaatgaggaatgtgtcaacgaTTCAAAAATTCGACGAAAGAGCAAAAACACAGTCATCGAAtaccaccaatgagtcttcaacacagcgggAAACGCCCGCACCAGGATGCATGCTTCAGTGGGCCCTACACAAAAATATGAagcagttcagtgataatggacgtcatactatactccaaaatatataaatggactaaaattaaaaattatacaagacaaacgaaggccagaggctcctgacttgggacaggcgcaaacatgcggggtgggggataaaaatgttttgtgagatatcaaccctccccttataccacTACAAATGTAGTAAAACCTTTAATGTCTAGTTGGGTTTTTTCAcaaatcattgtcaatataaataGAATTTTAATGGACTGTCATAAAATGTGTGGGGTAACGCtagccattcgtttgatgtgtttgaactgttGAATCCATGCAGAGGAAGATATTGAAAGTGAGAGTCTAGATCGACCTTAATTATCCGTGATATGCTCAAAATTATTGGACTATTAAATTACGGAATTAGATACGTGAGGGTGATCCGTGCTTGAAGAACGGGATGTCttcattttagaaaaaatattgaaaccctGTTAATGTCGAAAAATGTCGGAAGTACTGACAAAAAAGCGGTGATTCataaagatatattatatatgatatgagtctttagttttctttgttgtgttaaGGACACTGCTGTTTGTTCTTTGGTCGCCTtattattgtcagtttattttcgactatgAATTTGAATGCCGTTTtaatatctttcgcctctctcctATTCCTTAAATATACTATAAGATGTACTTTATATTAATCCTTTTCCACCTACAGGATGGGAGTGCATTGTAGCGGCATTAGCGTGCTCTTTTTCGACATCTACAAGGGTGTCAAAAAACTGCAAAACTCAGTTGGAAGAGCTTGACATCAAATcaacaaaaaacacacacatcaatatttaaaaaaaacaaagcactGATATTAAAGACAGGCAGTTACAGAAAGCTAGTTTGAATATGATAAtaagagatgtgatatgattgccaatgagacatatatttacaagagaccaaatgacacagaaatcaacgaCTATAGGCCACCGGATGGAGTACAACCCATACTTAATAGTGAGATATAAACggacccaaaatgacaaatgtagaaccattcaaaccagaaaaccaacCCCTTGCTTTATGTACAAAAGAAcgaacgaaaacaaatataataatcatTCTGCAACAAACGATGACCCCTGCATTACTGACactggacaggcacatacagaatgttgcagACTAAAACTAGTTTGAAACCAATTCAACTTATAAACAAATCATATATTCCACACAAAAGAGGATGCGGATGGTACAAGAGGGATATGCAAACTCATGAATGGCATAACTTGACAAATCGACAAGTCCATggcaaaacaaacaacaaaaaggCAAACAACAGTATAAAAATAAAGCAATATTCAAATTGAATTATTAATGGACTACAGCGTAATTCTTCAAGACATACACTTTATGATAAATCAGGACTTTCAAATACACGAAATAAACATAAGCTGATACTGTTTGATGAAACACCAAAT encodes:
- the LOC139492328 gene encoding uncharacterized protein, which encodes MCRASFAIEQIGESKYGNENFDHVTLRASSQENNCTCLVFIENQSLETSQMYIQPYRELNSSAPKEAGCGMELYLDFYKMETLQPNQNMFPIGCTSGQTTRSLVFNKNSVLRFTSTVSTGILTTGYCIDIQRVHVNGQNGTLKIVCDEPGRIPLLNLPTTQYPDYPTGQPSSGSSSNKIKDESTLYIAVGGSAGGLLIIVVILLIIFYRRKFSAENIKNPETSKPDTTSTNEHDDPDYNGLKYNMLYVSADHQESLEGDYHTVDNNQESLHKNVSEHDINYSTVDDLASTSFNTIPTREENIHKGLGYEHLEGKELAKREQNISQEGNGNTYAVVDKRRITGHNYNKKAALSPVYAVVDKT